Genomic window (Leptospira kanakyensis):
ACGACAAATTCTATCGGCCGAGCCAATATAGAAAACTTCCGAAGGTCTGGAGGAGGGCCGGAACCCCAAAAATTTGAGAGTGCAGGGGAAGGCTATCCCCATGGGTGAGGGCAGTCGAGCTGCGGTAGACATAAGGAATCTGTTTTTTCTGGAAGAGCCTAGTGAGTTTTTCCGATTCCTCTGGGGAAATGACCGGGTCTGTTTTTCCATGAAGGAGGGAAACTGGACCGGCTAAGGTTTCCAACTGGTAAAACGGGGAAAGATTTTCCGGAAGGTTTTTCGGAACAGTGTCCAGAACTCGCTTTGCTAGTTCTTTCCTGAAATTTCCGTCGGCCCCTACCTCAGAAAAAAAATCTTTGGCACGGGTAGAAGTGCGACTGAGCAAAGTTTCTGTTAGGGCGCTTTTTCCGTTTCGTTTCAGTCCATTGTCGAGTGCCGCTTCGTAATATACGGGTTGTAATTCTTCGGCAAGTGCCGGTTCAAAACGATGGATAAAATTATAAAGGATCACGTACACTGCGTACGGATCAATTTCATAATTTGAAAAAACAAATGGCACCGTATCCAAAAAATCGCAATAGGCACCAATGGCCATGGAAGTTTTGATTTTGTTTCTAATATTGGATTTGGATGCGGCAATGAGACCCATCCCTCCAGAAAAACTAGCCGAGAGATAACCTAAATCACTTCCATTGAACAAATGCTTGGTGGAATGGATTTCCATCATTAAATCTTGGATATGTGTTATGGTTTGTTCTTCAATTCTAAGTCCTTTGACTTCGGGAAGTTCAGGAAGGAAGACACTGTGATTGGAATTAGCAATGTTTTCTGCAAGTTCCAAAATCCGTGGATCGTCAATTCCCATGACACTCATTCCATGTTGGATGTAAACCCCAGGTAAAGATTCTGGGTTTTTACCTGTCGGATAAAAATGAAACACTCTCCGGCCAGTGTCAGGTAGTTGTAGTTCTTTACGTTCTAGTGGTTTTTTTTGTTTAAGCCCTGCGTAACTCAAAACGAGTGGGATTGCCAAAACATAAGGTTTCATTCGGTTTTAGTTTTTGGCAGTGGGAAATTTTTCCAACAATAAAATCAAATACAGCCTACCCATATACTCTTCTCCTCTTCGGTCTTTGAGATTAAAGATAAGAATGTACTGGCGAAAGTGTTCTAAAGAAATAGGAACGAGTTTATGATTTAAATTTTCTGGAGGTAAAATATCAATTTCGTAACGTCCCAGTCTCATCTCCGTAATTAATTTTCCAGCGATCTGGTTTGCAAATTCCATCATGATGGATGCGGAGTGCGAACGAGAAGTGGGATCAATTTGGAAGGCTTTGGCAATTTTTGGAAGGAGTTTTAGTTTTGTATATCCATCTAAAGCAAGATATACTTTTCCATTGATATCACCTACAAATTCAACAAGGGTACAATTTTCAAAACATAACCCTTCATTTTTCGAAGGGCCATAGGCTTCTCGTTCCGCAAAAACCAATAGAGTTTTTTGAAAATGTTCCGGTAATACTTGCGAAACTGTTAGGATAAACTTTTCATCAATGAGCGGATCCATTTATGCTGCGTGGTAGAGGATACTTTCTTCTAAGGATTTGTATGCGGCTTTGATCCAAACATCAAATTTGATACCTGGGATGGATTTGTTAGAATATCCAAGGGCCACTTCGGATGGATATCCTAGACTATCGAGTTCTTCAATGAATTGTTTGAAAAATTCGGTAAAATCATCAAGTCTGTCATTGGAAATCATACTCGCGTATAAGTTATCTTCTAGTTGGTACAAACCTAAACCAAGAACTGCATTTTGTTTTCCGAGTAAGTTCAAACCAATGGCAATTTCTGATTGGAAGTTGGTATCTATGAATTTGAATAAAATGAGAGTAACTTTACCTTGGGATTCAAATTCTGATTTTGCCATCCCATAAAAATGAGATACATTAAACAGTTTGGAAACAGGATGTTTTGTTACTTTAAAGTATTCTTTTTTGGCCATAATTTTTTCTGAGATGGTGGTTGATTTCTCCCAGAAGGATTGGATGTCCGATTCGTTCCAAGATTCTTTTGTAGAAAAACATAAAAATCCAAATAAATGTGCATTCATTGTTAGAGGGATGTATAACTTTCGTTTGTCGAATGAAATTGCAGGTAGGAGTTCTCTGACTCTTCCTTCTTCATATTCTTCCCACTCCACAGGATTGTCATCAGTTTCTACCATCATCCCAGCTTTTTGCCAATAACATTCCTTAAATTCTTTTCCATCATAATAAACATATTGGATGGAAGTGACTTTCTCTGTTAAAAACGGAAAAGGGAATTCTTTTACGGTTTCACAAAACAAAGACCTTTCTTCTAAATGAACTGATTCCCGAGCCAGTAAAACAGGATCTTTTTTCCAGAGGATGTCTTTTGGTTTTGGTTCCTGTTCCGCATTGGAAGATTCTGTGGGAAGAGATGAATTCGTATCAAATACTACATCGGCTTGCGGAGAAGGATCGGAACCTAGATCTCTGCCGGGTTCTAGGTTTTGTTTCTCAATGGATTCCTGTTTTTGAAAGTCCAGACTATATAAAAACAAAGCAAGTAACAAACACGAAACGGTGAGTAAGGTAAAACTGACCCAGGAAAAATAGATTGTATATTGAAGGACCACGCCAATGGCAAAAAAAATTGTGGGAATTGTATATCGTTTCATGATGACTTAGCCGTTACTCAATATAACGGGTAAAATGGGGATTCGCTGAACTGATTTTCCCTTTCCGCTAGGGGCAAATGAAACTCTATTCCGAATTGGCCGAATACTATTTTACCATCGAAGAAGCAAGCCGCAAGTTTTCGGAAGAAATTCTTTTCCTGCGGGAAACATTTAAGCGACATAAAATTCAAACCGTTTTGGACATTGGTTGTGGGACGGGGGAACATATCAAAGAACTCCAGGGAATGGGTTTCAAACCACTCGGTGTCGATGGTTCCCCTCGGATGTTGGAAATTGCTAAAGTGAGATTTCCTCATTGCCAATTTGAACTGGGAAAAATGGAAGCTTACGTCGCCAAACAACCAGTTGACGCAGTGATTTGTCTGTATGGAACCTTCAATTATCTCATCAACGACGATTTGGTTCAAAATTTCCTACGTAATTGTCATAAAAACTTAAAACAAGCTGGCCTTTTGGTTTTAGAAATTTGGAATGCGGATCCCATCCACCGTATCAAACGAAAACCCATCACAACAGTGAGTAATGTGCGCCAAGGTGCCACTTCGATTCGTAGAAATCGAGGATTTCGTTTAACAAGAGCAGACGATGTTGCGATTGTAGAAGTGAATTATGTATATAATCTAAATCAAAAGGATTTAAAAGACAAACATACGATGCGTGTCTTTCATTTTCCACAGGTTCAGAATTTCTTAGACGATAATAAATTTGATGTCCTTCATGTTTATAGCAACTACGACGGTGAAAAGTATATAAAAACCGGCGCAAGGATGCTCATCGTAGCCAAAAAGAGGTCTTGACTTTCTTTTTTTCGTACGGTATCCCAATCTATTGGGAGAACCTATGTCTAGTCCAAACCATTTCCAAGTCATCGTCATTGGAGGAGGGCCCGGCGGTTAT
Coding sequences:
- a CDS encoding alpha/beta hydrolase gives rise to the protein MKPYVLAIPLVLSYAGLKQKKPLERKELQLPDTGRRVFHFYPTGKNPESLPGVYIQHGMSVMGIDDPRILELAENIANSNHSVFLPELPEVKGLRIEEQTITHIQDLMMEIHSTKHLFNGSDLGYLSASFSGGMGLIAASKSNIRNKIKTSMAIGAYCDFLDTVPFVFSNYEIDPYAVYVILYNFIHRFEPALAEELQPVYYEAALDNGLKRNGKSALTETLLSRTSTRAKDFFSEVGADGNFRKELAKRVLDTVPKNLPENLSPFYQLETLAGPVSLLHGKTDPVISPEESEKLTRLFQKKQIPYVYRSSTALTHGDSLPLHSQIFGVPALLQTFGSFLYWLGR
- a CDS encoding chemotaxis protein CheX; the encoded protein is MDPLIDEKFILTVSQVLPEHFQKTLLVFAEREAYGPSKNEGLCFENCTLVEFVGDINGKVYLALDGYTKLKLLPKIAKAFQIDPTSRSHSASIMMEFANQIAGKLITEMRLGRYEIDILPPENLNHKLVPISLEHFRQYILIFNLKDRRGEEYMGRLYLILLLEKFPTAKN
- a CDS encoding class I SAM-dependent DNA methyltransferase, whose translation is MKLYSELAEYYFTIEEASRKFSEEILFLRETFKRHKIQTVLDIGCGTGEHIKELQGMGFKPLGVDGSPRMLEIAKVRFPHCQFELGKMEAYVAKQPVDAVICLYGTFNYLINDDLVQNFLRNCHKNLKQAGLLVLEIWNADPIHRIKRKPITTVSNVRQGATSIRRNRGFRLTRADDVAIVEVNYVYNLNQKDLKDKHTMRVFHFPQVQNFLDDNKFDVLHVYSNYDGEKYIKTGARMLIVAKKRS